A genome region from Pseudomonas pergaminensis includes the following:
- a CDS encoding DUF1652 domain-containing protein, producing MFTLSQLRNCIEEGLSPLTCEFTLCRDASLTLKVYDAETGRVDLVVTGISTNRLQTPQEVEKMVEELRYELQSNNVGKLTLDDLPSTTHQ from the coding sequence ATGTTTACCCTCTCCCAACTGCGAAACTGCATCGAAGAAGGCTTGTCGCCACTGACTTGTGAGTTCACGTTGTGCCGGGACGCGTCCCTGACCCTCAAGGTCTACGACGCCGAAACCGGCCGTGTCGACCTGGTGGTGACCGGGATCAGCACCAACCGACTGCAGACCCCGCAAGAAGTGGAAAAGATGGTGGAAGAGTTGCGCTACGAATTGCAAAGCAACAACGTGGGCAAGCTCACGCTGGATGACTTGCCTTCAACGACGCACCAATGA